The following are from one region of the Cyanobium sp. ATX 6F1 genome:
- the purH gene encoding bifunctional phosphoribosylaminoimidazolecarboxamide formyltransferase/IMP cyclohydrolase, translated as MAPTALLSVSEKQGLVPLAQALHHTHGFRLLSSGGTAAALEAAGLPVTRVAEHTGAPEILGGRVKTLHPRIHGGILAKRQDPSHQADLVAQGIEAIDVVVVNLYPFRETVADPAVSWEMAIENIDIGGPAMVRAAAKNHTDVAVLTSPDQYDSFLAALAAGAVDGAYRAQLALEAFRHTASYDTAISAWMGERLAASPSDRSELEDTTSGAVFKLALPLRQSLRYGENPHQSAQWFSAPGAGWGGAEQLQGKELSYNNLIDLEAALATVREFGYGDALSGAPGAERPAAVVVKHTNPCGVATGASTAEALERALEADRVSAFGGIVALNTPVDGAAAAHLASLFLECVVAPSFSQEARQRLAAKGNLRLLELSPAAIGRAADQQLRSVLGGVLVQQPDDRPVDERLWQVVSRRAPTAEEFDDLRFAWRLVRHVRSNAIAVARANRSLGIGAGQMNRVGSARLALEAAGGAAQGAVLASDGFFPFDDTVRLAAEHGIAAVIQPGGSVRDGDSIAACDELGLAMVTTGRRHFLH; from the coding sequence ATGGCGCCCACTGCCCTTCTGAGTGTGTCGGAAAAGCAGGGTCTGGTGCCGCTGGCTCAAGCGCTCCATCACACCCACGGCTTCCGGCTGCTCTCCAGCGGTGGCACGGCGGCGGCCCTGGAGGCCGCGGGCCTGCCGGTCACCCGCGTGGCCGAGCACACCGGGGCACCGGAAATCCTCGGTGGGCGGGTCAAGACCCTGCACCCGCGCATCCACGGCGGCATCCTGGCCAAGCGCCAGGACCCCTCCCACCAGGCGGATCTGGTCGCCCAGGGGATCGAGGCCATCGACGTGGTGGTGGTGAATCTGTATCCGTTTCGGGAAACGGTGGCCGATCCAGCCGTGAGTTGGGAGATGGCGATCGAAAACATCGACATCGGTGGGCCGGCGATGGTGAGGGCGGCGGCCAAGAACCACACCGATGTGGCCGTGCTCACCAGCCCAGACCAATACGACAGTTTTTTGGCCGCCCTGGCGGCCGGAGCCGTGGATGGGGCCTACCGGGCGCAACTGGCCCTGGAGGCCTTCCGCCACACCGCCAGCTACGACACCGCCATCAGTGCCTGGATGGGGGAGCGGTTGGCCGCCTCCCCATCGGACCGCTCGGAGCTTGAGGACACCACCAGCGGCGCTGTCTTCAAGCTCGCCCTGCCCCTGCGCCAGAGCCTGCGTTACGGCGAAAACCCCCACCAGAGCGCCCAGTGGTTCTCGGCCCCTGGGGCCGGTTGGGGTGGCGCCGAGCAGCTCCAGGGCAAAGAGCTCAGTTACAACAACCTGATCGATCTGGAGGCCGCCCTCGCCACCGTGCGCGAGTTCGGCTACGGCGACGCCCTCTCGGGTGCCCCCGGGGCCGAGCGGCCGGCGGCGGTGGTGGTCAAGCACACCAACCCCTGTGGCGTGGCCACCGGCGCCAGCACCGCCGAGGCCCTGGAGCGGGCCCTGGAGGCTGATCGGGTCTCGGCGTTCGGGGGGATCGTGGCCTTGAACACGCCGGTGGACGGGGCGGCGGCGGCCCATCTGGCCAGCCTGTTCCTGGAGTGCGTGGTGGCGCCCTCCTTCTCCCAGGAGGCCCGGCAGCGGCTGGCGGCCAAGGGCAACCTGCGCCTGCTGGAACTGAGCCCGGCGGCGATCGGCCGGGCCGCCGATCAGCAACTGCGCAGCGTGCTCGGGGGCGTGCTGGTGCAACAACCCGATGACAGGCCTGTCGATGAACGGCTCTGGCAGGTGGTGAGCCGCCGGGCGCCCACGGCCGAGGAGTTCGACGATCTCCGTTTCGCCTGGCGCTTGGTGCGCCATGTGCGCTCCAATGCCATTGCCGTGGCCCGAGCGAACCGCAGCCTGGGCATCGGCGCCGGTCAGATGAACCGCGTGGGCTCGGCCCGCCTCGCCCTGGAGGCGGCCGGCGGCGCGGCCCAAGGGGCGGTGCTCGCCAGCGATGGCTTCTTCCCTTTCGATGACACGGTGCGCCTGGCGGCGGAGCACGGCATCGCGGCGGTGATTCAGCCCGGGGGCAGTGTGCGCGACGGCGATTCGATCGCCGCCTGCGATGAGCTGGGCCTGGCGATGGTCACCACCGGGCGGCGCCACTTTCTCCATTGA
- a CDS encoding DUF4079 domain-containing protein, which produces MPDALAFALNFVHPLLMAVLGALSLYALYLGIKAKRTRLAEPEQRKELIKGKFAQRHFKVGSLVLVLTVLGSFGGMAVTYLNNGKLFVAPHLIAGLGIAALITVAVALVPQIQQGNLIARKVHVGLNMTALTLFLWQTFTGLQIVGKILSPPA; this is translated from the coding sequence ATGCCGGACGCCCTCGCCTTTGCCCTGAATTTCGTCCATCCGCTCTTGATGGCCGTGCTGGGGGCCCTCTCGCTCTATGCGTTGTATCTGGGCATCAAGGCCAAGCGCACCCGGCTGGCGGAGCCCGAACAGCGCAAGGAACTGATCAAGGGCAAGTTCGCCCAGCGTCATTTCAAGGTGGGCAGCCTGGTGCTGGTGCTGACGGTGCTGGGCAGCTTCGGGGGCATGGCCGTCACCTACCTCAACAATGGCAAGCTGTTCGTCGCCCCGCACCTGATCGCAGGCCTCGGGATCGCTGCGCTGATCACCGTGGCGGTGGCGCTGGTGCCACAGATCCAGCAGGGCAACCTGATCGCCCGAAAGGTGCATGTGGGGCTGAACATGACAGCCCTGACCCTGTTCCTCTGGCAGACCTTCACCGGGCTTCAGATCGTCGGGAAAATCCTGAGCCCACCGGCCTAG
- a CDS encoding sensor histidine kinase: MQVSERFLALLQQQLAQFTDRLDLRSLVVYLALPTPEGKPALVPVGSWPLDGTPLPPVENDTELRLPDAQRRWLALRHEQVLLGALRVETNQLPWSEPLTQRLQATANGLTLALCLDLEQQRLRDQLLRQDQQLRLLVHQLRNPLAALRTFGQLLLRRLDGDQANRLLVEGLLAEEQQLNRYVDAIDRLAGPLQLAPGPAEPQPLLLPPSLTNAGARDLQDLLSPLLQRAAATASLQGRRWRSSDPLPPWRGDAGAVAEILANLLENAFRYSPPGAEVGLLAQPLGAGLRLTVWDGGAAIEAGEREAIFGRGVRGARGNGSSGTGLGLALARDLARSLGGDLQLVVPPAALDPALPAEGNAFTLELPAATGALTPSPAPPAGP; encoded by the coding sequence ATGCAGGTCTCCGAAAGGTTTCTTGCCCTGCTCCAGCAGCAGCTGGCCCAGTTCACGGACCGCCTGGACCTCCGTTCGCTGGTGGTCTACCTGGCCCTGCCCACTCCCGAGGGCAAGCCCGCGCTGGTGCCGGTGGGCTCCTGGCCCCTCGATGGAACCCCTCTGCCACCAGTTGAAAACGACACCGAGCTGCGCCTGCCGGATGCCCAGCGCCGCTGGCTGGCCCTGCGCCATGAACAGGTGCTGCTGGGGGCCCTGCGGGTGGAGACCAACCAGCTGCCCTGGTCCGAACCCCTGACCCAGCGCCTGCAGGCCACCGCCAACGGCCTCACCCTGGCCCTCTGCCTCGACCTGGAGCAGCAGCGCCTGCGTGATCAACTCCTGCGCCAGGACCAGCAGCTCCGCCTGCTGGTGCACCAGCTGCGCAATCCCCTGGCGGCCCTGCGCACCTTCGGTCAGTTGCTGCTGCGCCGGCTTGACGGTGATCAGGCCAACCGCCTGCTGGTGGAGGGCCTCTTGGCCGAAGAACAGCAGCTGAACCGCTACGTGGACGCGATCGATCGACTGGCGGGCCCGCTGCAGCTGGCTCCAGGGCCGGCGGAACCCCAACCGCTGCTGCTCCCCCCCTCGCTCACCAACGCGGGCGCGCGCGACCTGCAGGATCTGCTGAGCCCGCTGCTGCAACGGGCCGCGGCCACCGCGTCGCTCCAGGGGCGCCGCTGGCGTTCCAGCGATCCACTCCCCCCCTGGCGCGGAGATGCCGGGGCCGTGGCCGAAATCCTGGCCAACCTGCTGGAGAACGCCTTCCGCTACAGCCCCCCGGGGGCGGAGGTCGGCCTGCTGGCCCAACCCCTTGGGGCGGGCCTTCGACTCACGGTCTGGGATGGCGGCGCGGCGATCGAAGCGGGTGAACGGGAGGCGATCTTCGGCCGAGGCGTGCGGGGCGCCCGCGGCAACGGCAGCAGCGGCACCGGACTGGGGCTGGCCCTGGCACGGGATCTGGCCCGTTCCCTCGGCGGCGACCTGCAACTGGTGGTTCCGCCGGCGGCGCTGGATCCGGCCCTGCCGGCTGAGGGCAATGCCTTCACCCTGGAGCTGCCGGCGGCCACGGGGGCGCTCACGCCCAGCCCAGCACCACCAGCAGGGCCGTGA
- a CDS encoding adenosylcobinamide-GDP ribazoletransferase, with product MPPQRPWPAPRWLEDLAGAWVFYSVLPLGPWPRPRFERIARFAPWIGLAIGAVQGLLWWASDGRIPVAAQVALVIALELWLTGGLHMDGAMDTADGLGAGERCLEAMADSRVGAAGVQALVQALLLRSAALVTLAALAPPAVPAALVAASVWGRIAPLVAIEWFPYLRPEAEGTAGFHRRHWRGLGRELRPTLVLWGFWAGLGAMGAWPWVLWSGVIPALLVPLGLGRRLGGHSGDSYGACVEWSASLALLLTALLVVLGWA from the coding sequence ATGCCCCCGCAGCGGCCATGGCCTGCCCCCCGCTGGCTGGAGGATCTGGCCGGCGCCTGGGTCTTTTACAGCGTTCTGCCCCTGGGCCCCTGGCCGCGGCCGCGCTTCGAGCGCATCGCCCGCTTCGCCCCCTGGATCGGCCTGGCGATCGGCGCCGTTCAAGGGTTGCTGTGGTGGGCGAGTGACGGCCGGATTCCCGTGGCCGCCCAGGTGGCCCTGGTGATCGCCCTGGAGCTCTGGCTCACCGGGGGGCTGCACATGGATGGGGCCATGGACACCGCCGATGGCCTCGGGGCGGGGGAGCGCTGCCTGGAGGCGATGGCGGACAGCCGGGTGGGGGCCGCAGGCGTGCAGGCCCTGGTGCAGGCGCTGTTGCTCCGCAGCGCGGCCCTGGTCACCCTGGCGGCCCTGGCGCCACCGGCCGTGCCGGCGGCCCTGGTGGCGGCGTCGGTGTGGGGGCGGATCGCCCCCCTGGTGGCGATCGAGTGGTTCCCTTACCTGCGCCCGGAAGCAGAGGGGACGGCGGGGTTCCATCGCCGCCACTGGCGGGGGCTGGGGCGAGAGCTGAGGCCCACCTTGGTGCTGTGGGGCTTCTGGGCCGGGTTGGGGGCCATGGGCGCCTGGCCCTGGGTGCTCTGGAGCGGCGTAATCCCCGCGCTGCTGGTGCCCCTGGGTCTCGGGCGCCGGCTGGGGGGCCACAGCGGCGACAGCTATGGCGCCTGCGTGGAATGGAGTGCCTCCCTGGCCCTGCTCCTCACGGCCCTGCTGGTGGTGCTGGGCTGGGCGTGA
- the tgt gene encoding tRNA guanosine(34) transglycosylase Tgt has translation MTRPADGAAFAFEITARCPRTRARTGRFHTPHGVVGTPRFMPVGTAATVKGVTASQLGATGAQMVLANTYHLHLQPGEQVVEEAGGLHRFMGWEGPLLTDSGGFQVFSLGAINRIDDHGVVFRSPRDGARITLTPERSMEIQMALGADVAMAFDQCPPYPASENDVAEACTRTQRWLERCCAVHSRGDQALFGIVQGGVFPHLRERSLREVASFDLPGLAVGGVSVGEPVEEMHRIVRQLGPLLPERKPHYLMGVGSLREMAIAVAQGIDLFDCVLPTRLGRHGTALVGGERFNLRNARFRHDHTPLDPSCPCVACRGHSRAYLHHLVRSEEMLGRTLLSLHNLTQLIRFTDAMARAIAEGIFSEDFAPWEPASTAAHTW, from the coding sequence TTGACCCGCCCGGCTGACGGGGCCGCCTTCGCCTTCGAGATCACGGCCCGTTGCCCCCGCACCCGGGCCCGCACCGGCCGCTTCCACACCCCCCATGGCGTGGTGGGAACCCCTCGGTTCATGCCCGTCGGCACCGCCGCCACGGTGAAGGGCGTGACCGCCTCCCAGCTCGGCGCCACCGGCGCCCAGATGGTGCTGGCGAACACTTACCACCTGCACCTGCAGCCGGGCGAGCAGGTGGTGGAAGAGGCCGGCGGGCTGCACCGCTTCATGGGCTGGGAGGGCCCTTTGCTCACCGATTCAGGCGGCTTCCAGGTGTTCAGCCTCGGGGCGATCAATCGCATCGACGACCACGGCGTGGTGTTTCGCTCCCCCCGGGACGGGGCCCGGATCACGCTCACACCAGAGCGCTCGATGGAGATCCAGATGGCCCTGGGCGCCGATGTGGCGATGGCCTTCGACCAGTGCCCCCCCTATCCAGCCAGCGAAAACGACGTGGCCGAAGCCTGCACGCGCACCCAGCGCTGGCTGGAGCGCTGCTGCGCCGTCCACAGCCGCGGCGACCAGGCCCTGTTCGGCATCGTGCAGGGGGGCGTCTTCCCCCATCTGCGCGAGCGCTCCCTGCGGGAGGTGGCGTCTTTCGACCTGCCGGGCCTGGCCGTCGGTGGGGTGAGCGTGGGCGAACCGGTGGAGGAGATGCACCGCATCGTGCGCCAACTGGGGCCCCTGCTGCCGGAGCGCAAGCCCCATTACCTGATGGGGGTGGGCAGCCTGCGGGAGATGGCGATCGCCGTCGCCCAGGGCATCGACCTGTTCGACTGCGTACTGCCCACCCGCCTCGGGCGCCACGGCACGGCCCTGGTGGGGGGCGAGCGCTTCAACCTGCGCAACGCCCGTTTCCGCCACGACCACACGCCCCTTGATCCGAGCTGCCCGTGCGTGGCCTGCCGCGGCCACAGCCGTGCCTACCTGCACCACCTGGTGCGCAGCGAGGAAATGCTGGGGCGCACCCTGCTCAGCCTGCACAACCTCACCCAGCTGATCCGCTTCACCGACGCCATGGCCCGGGCGATCGCCGAGGGGATCTTTTCGGAGGATTTCGCTCCCTGGGAACCGGCCTCTACGGCCGCACACACGTGGTAG
- a CDS encoding alpha/beta hydrolase produces MADDQLRAGPVGASHRLVLLHGWGADADDLLELGELLVDGDTEVVALQAPEPHPLGVGRQWYDLQPIDWTKLPAARVNLRERLNTLGESVPLGRTTVLGFSQGAAMGLDVASGLPIAGLIACSGYPHPDWQPQTPLTRVLLTHGTDDPVVPYGASEEVARRLEEANGDVVLHGFDGGHTIDPALFPLLKRFLRQSRSATQPQE; encoded by the coding sequence ATGGCCGACGACCAACTCAGAGCCGGCCCCGTCGGGGCCAGCCACCGCCTGGTGCTGCTGCATGGCTGGGGGGCTGATGCCGACGACCTGCTGGAGCTGGGGGAGCTGCTCGTCGATGGCGACACCGAAGTGGTGGCCCTGCAGGCGCCGGAGCCCCATCCGCTGGGGGTGGGCCGCCAGTGGTACGACCTGCAGCCGATCGACTGGACGAAACTGCCGGCGGCGCGGGTGAACCTGAGGGAGCGACTCAACACCCTGGGGGAGAGCGTGCCCCTGGGGCGCACCACCGTGCTGGGTTTTTCCCAGGGAGCTGCCATGGGTCTGGATGTGGCCAGTGGCCTTCCCATCGCTGGACTGATCGCCTGCAGCGGCTACCCCCATCCGGACTGGCAACCACAGACGCCCCTGACGCGGGTGCTGCTCACCCACGGCACCGACGATCCGGTGGTTCCCTATGGGGCCAGTGAGGAAGTGGCCCGTCGACTGGAGGAAGCCAACGGCGACGTGGTGCTGCACGGCTTCGACGGCGGCCACACGATCGATCCAGCGCTGTTCCCTCTACTGAAAAGGTTCCTGAGGCAGAGCCGCTCAGCGACACAACCCCAGGAATGA
- a CDS encoding WecB/TagA/CpsF family glycosyltransferase, with protein MTTERLPELGERAHVLGVPVDVCPDVRAAAIALHAHGGGQLVTLNAEMTMAARADRPLGQAIAAAQLVIPDGAGVVWALGRQGLRVRRSPGIELAHALLVHAAEVGWSVALVGASPEVMAALKRQLLERWPSLRLTAALHGYQPEEAWPALERELLAARPDLVLAALGVPRQELWVQRLHQGQPGLWMGVGGSFDVWSGHKKRAPAWMGALHIEWLYRLLKEPTRWRRMLSLPAFAWAVLRGG; from the coding sequence ATGACGACCGAGCGGTTGCCTGAGCTGGGGGAGCGGGCCCACGTGCTGGGCGTGCCCGTGGATGTCTGCCCGGATGTGCGGGCGGCGGCGATCGCCCTGCACGCCCACGGTGGCGGTCAGCTCGTGACCCTGAACGCGGAGATGACCATGGCCGCCCGGGCGGATCGCCCCCTGGGGCAGGCGATCGCGGCGGCCCAGCTGGTGATTCCCGATGGGGCGGGGGTGGTCTGGGCCCTGGGGCGTCAGGGCCTCAGGGTGCGGCGCAGCCCGGGCATCGAGCTGGCCCACGCCCTGCTCGTCCATGCCGCTGAGGTGGGCTGGTCCGTGGCCCTGGTGGGGGCCAGTCCCGAGGTGATGGCGGCCTTGAAACGGCAGCTGCTGGAGCGCTGGCCGTCGTTGCGACTGACCGCTGCGCTCCATGGCTACCAGCCCGAGGAAGCCTGGCCCGCCCTGGAGCGGGAGCTGTTGGCAGCCCGGCCCGACCTGGTGCTGGCGGCCCTTGGGGTGCCCCGTCAGGAACTCTGGGTCCAGAGGCTGCATCAGGGTCAGCCCGGCCTGTGGATGGGGGTCGGCGGCAGCTTTGATGTCTGGTCTGGTCATAAAAAAAGAGCCCCCGCCTGGATGGGAGCTCTGCACATCGAATGGCTCTACCGGTTGCTGAAGGAACCCACCCGCTGGCGACGGATGCTTTCGCTGCCAGCCTTCGCCTGGGCCGTGCTCAGAGGAGGTTGA
- a CDS encoding DUF1997 domain-containing protein: MTSSPTRTEPPTASAPGLRLSSDERVRCYRSAFADLMEMCAPSELVTHYLDRHEGWFRRCAAPMKVAPIGANGYALTLGRFGNFGFEVEPSIGLELLPQSAGVYRIVTVPLGAAGESEPSSLYDVEFNASLRLVDSIDALGDAPPGPLTQVRWELDLSVWIKLPSLIGLLPEPLVQSSGDHLLRQIVRQISRKLTWKVQEDFHAAHDLECPPRRRAQF; the protein is encoded by the coding sequence TTGACCTCGTCTCCCACACGCACGGAACCGCCCACGGCCTCCGCCCCTGGGCTTCGCCTCAGCTCTGACGAACGGGTGCGCTGCTACCGGAGCGCGTTCGCCGATCTGATGGAGATGTGCGCCCCATCCGAGCTGGTCACCCACTATCTCGATCGCCACGAGGGCTGGTTTCGTCGCTGCGCGGCGCCGATGAAGGTGGCGCCGATCGGTGCCAACGGCTATGCCCTCACCCTGGGGCGCTTCGGCAACTTCGGCTTCGAGGTTGAGCCGAGCATCGGCCTGGAACTGCTGCCCCAGAGCGCCGGGGTGTACCGAATCGTCACGGTGCCCCTGGGGGCGGCCGGAGAAAGCGAGCCCAGCTCGCTCTACGACGTGGAGTTCAACGCCTCCCTGAGGCTGGTGGACTCGATCGACGCCCTCGGCGATGCTCCGCCGGGCCCCCTCACCCAGGTGCGCTGGGAGCTTGATCTGAGCGTCTGGATCAAGCTTCCCAGCCTGATCGGGCTGCTGCCGGAGCCTCTGGTGCAGAGCAGCGGTGACCACCTGCTCCGTCAGATCGTGCGTCAGATCTCCCGCAAGCTCACCTGGAAGGTGCAGGAAGATTTCCACGCCGCCCACGACCTGGAATGCCCCCCCAGGCGCCGGGCGCAGTTCTAG
- a CDS encoding photosystem II reaction center protein K, which produces MVAFNLHLLAQLPEAYQAFGPLVDILPIIPLFFLLLAFVWQASVGFR; this is translated from the coding sequence ATGGTCGCTTTCAATCTGCATCTGCTGGCCCAGCTACCTGAGGCCTATCAGGCCTTCGGTCCCCTGGTCGACATCCTGCCGATCATCCCCCTGTTCTTCCTGCTGCTCGCCTTCGTGTGGCAGGCCTCGGTGGGCTTCCGCTGA
- a CDS encoding DUF3155 domain-containing protein, with protein sequence MSKKRKRISRRRLAGQRVLAHVPTHNLETGEHKPVTAARRYIAESTLAAPAILNVRRNEHTTDRFFWGEKGLFSAQYAEENHFLFPSLRVIVDRIGEETLFAGLESMGSDDWEEMEEYEYAFV encoded by the coding sequence ATGTCCAAGAAGCGCAAGCGGATCAGTCGTCGTCGTCTCGCCGGCCAACGGGTCCTGGCCCATGTGCCGACCCACAACCTCGAGACCGGCGAGCACAAGCCCGTCACGGCAGCTCGTCGTTACATCGCCGAGTCCACTCTGGCGGCACCCGCCATTCTCAACGTGCGTCGCAACGAGCACACCACCGATCGCTTCTTCTGGGGCGAAAAGGGGCTGTTCAGCGCTCAGTACGCCGAGGAGAACCATTTCCTGTTCCCCTCTCTGCGGGTGATCGTCGATCGCATCGGTGAGGAAACTCTCTTTGCTGGCCTGGAGTCCATGGGCTCCGACGACTGGGAGGAGATGGAGGAGTACGAGTACGCCTTCGTCTGA